In a genomic window of Candidatus Methylomirabilota bacterium:
- the rlmB gene encoding 23S rRNA (guanosine(2251)-2'-O)-methyltransferase RlmB: MTDEGRIYGRNPVLELLRSGGKRADEIAVLAGARGPLAEVVALARRAGVKVSFRTREQLTAIAGTDRHQGVVARVASAEYADLAELLEIPKRRGEAPFFLALDQVQDPRNFGALLRTAEVFGAHGVIVPKHHQVGLTEAAARAAMGAVEYIAVARETNLVGALETLKKSGIWTYGSAVGQGTPAWAADLTGPLCLVLGSEGEGLRPLVARTCDVLLTIPMAGRVGSLNVGAAGAALCYEVARQRALRGNTA; the protein is encoded by the coding sequence ATGACGGACGAGGGCCGGATCTACGGCCGCAACCCGGTGCTCGAGCTGCTCCGGAGCGGCGGCAAGCGCGCCGACGAGATCGCCGTGCTCGCCGGCGCGCGGGGGCCGCTCGCCGAGGTCGTCGCGCTCGCGCGCCGTGCCGGCGTCAAGGTCTCCTTCCGCACGCGCGAGCAGCTCACGGCGATCGCGGGCACGGACCGCCACCAGGGCGTCGTCGCGCGCGTCGCGTCGGCCGAGTACGCGGACCTCGCCGAGCTGCTCGAGATCCCGAAGCGTCGCGGCGAGGCGCCCTTCTTCCTCGCCCTCGACCAGGTGCAGGATCCGAGGAACTTCGGCGCCCTCCTCAGGACGGCGGAGGTCTTCGGCGCCCACGGTGTGATCGTGCCGAAGCACCATCAGGTGGGGCTCACCGAGGCCGCCGCGCGGGCGGCGATGGGGGCGGTCGAGTACATCGCCGTGGCGCGCGAGACGAACCTGGTCGGCGCCCTCGAAACGCTCAAGAAATCCGGCATTTGGACCTACGGCAGCGCCGTCGGCCAGGGCACGCCCGCATGGGCCGCCGACCTGACGGGTCCTCTCTGCCTCGTTCTCGGGAGCGAGGGAGAGGGCCTTCGTCCGCTGGTCGCGCGGACGTGCGACGTGCTGCTGACGATCCCGATGGCCGGCCGCGTCGGCTCGCTGAACGTCGGCGCGGCGGGCGCCGCGCTCTGCTACGAGGTCGCGCGGCAGCGAGCTCTGCGAGGTAACACTGCTTGA